From the Salarias fasciatus chromosome 5, fSalaFa1.1, whole genome shotgun sequence genome, the window tttttttttccttttaaatatgGCACAGAAAACCCAATCAGACCTTGGCGTTACTCACACTTGTCATGAGTCCACTGACTTCCACATTGTCCCAGTGCTTACAGGCGGGTCAGCGTTTCAAAACAAAGAGGGTTATTTCCCCATCTCAGGAAAGAAAAGCACTGATAATGAGAACAGGTTCTTGgaaaattacagaaataaatGTGCGTGAAGCCTAATTCTGCATTGTCTTTTGCAGATCAGAGGTCTCAAACCTCAAGAattgaaaagaggaagaaaaataaaaaagaagaagacattcCTTCAGCCCTGTTTACGATAACATCCTATTAGTTAAATAATTTGGGAGCAGGCGTGCGTCACTGTAAAAACCTCGGCGTGGAGGTGCGATGAAAGAAAAActatacaaaaacaaattacatGATAGTCACAGTCATTTGTTTAAGATACTATTTACATCTTTGACCTCATTTTCGATGTCGCACGATCACATCACAACCCAAAGTCCTCGGTCAGAGTAGTTTCAGAATCATCCTCTTTATTGATTATCATTGATCGTGACTGGGTAATTAAATTCATGGTGTTTTGTGGCTGTGGACCACCATCCCCGTTATTGCTGCATGGCTCATGTTCTGGTTTTTCTGTTGGAGAAGATCTACGACTTCCTATCCGAAGTGGTATTGTCTACACTGCAAAGCAAACTGTCGGAGATGTGCGGCCGATTGAAAGTGgcgtacaaaaaaaaaactaaacctaAAAACAGCCATCGTTTATGTACAGTATGACTTTGGGAACTGGCAGCAGTGAATACGATATCAAAAAATAACCATGGTAATTCGGATGGCACCAATGATGAGAGATCTACATGACTCCCGTGCCTCACGTGAACCTTGAGTAAAAGTAAACATACACATGTTGATGTACAGTACAGCATAAATACAAACCCAGCCAATGGTCAAGAACAGCACAAAAGCATGCTAACTGGCTTCAAAAATCAACTCTTCTAGTGAAGTCTCAAACACAGTTTTATTAGGGTTACCTGATCAGAGTTTTACAGTTTCATTAGGGCTGCCTGGTTGCATATTTTCTATGGACAACAGCTGTGATGTGAATAAAAACCCCTTCTGTCTACTTCAGGGAAACAGTAACAGGTTTCTCTGTCCTGGAGTTTTAATTTAAGCTttaaataaaagggaaaaactAAAAGACCCTCGAGGATTAAACAGTATATATACAGCAGTAAAGAAACGTGATTTGTTTGCATCTtcagttggatttttttaatatggTTGATCTGGCAGCCATATCAGCGAGTCACAAGTGTTTGATGGCGACCGATATGAGTTAAAACTGCCCTTTAGTGCCATTCTTATTTCTGAAAGAATCTTTCCAGTTAAAAATCAAAGCAACAGTCATTCAGACACTACCTGCATCAAAacgattttaatcgagattCAATCCATCAGGAGGTTCAACGTACAgcttgaaaagaaagaaaaggatggTCAAACAAGAGAGAAAGGCCTTGAACGTTACTTTAAATTTCCTAATTTGTAGTATTTATAGAGCTTGCCTGTGGATTACGTCTACCCCGGCACTACCATGATCGCAGTTTTACCAGCCTTGACTACTGGGAAGTCCCAGAAAACCAGAGAGAAACTGAAGTGTTTGACTGCcgctgaacaaaaaaaaaaaaaaaaaacttaaaccaCAGGACATCTGTCCAAGTAAACAtaaagagaaaaatgcaaaagtcGAGTTCCAGAGCGGAGTTATTCGGAGACACTTTGAAGAAGCAGCACTTGAGAAAAACCAGAGAGATACTGAAAGTCAGACGGAAATAGAGGAGAAGAGGCAGAGGGGAGATAAAGGACGCTAAGAGAGACAGACTTTCCTTTGGCACCTGAGCCACAGTGGCAGTGCTCTTCTGTGGGCGGAAAAGGTACCAGACAAAGGTGAAGAGAcgacagaggagggagagagagggaggtttCACAAAACAGCTCGTGCCCGATTGAAATCTCCTCCCTTGACCTTCTCTCTTCCACGGGAGACttgttctcccccccccccccccccccccccccccccatcccaaTCTTGCTCCATCTGTAGATCCTGATTTGGTTCCTCCCACATCAGCGGCACCTCTCAAAAACATCGACACTCACGTGTTATTCGCTCAGCGGGTCCGGCCAGAGTTCTCCGTTACAGCACTGAACCTCCTTTCTGCAGGAGAACTGGAGTGAACAGTGAGTGCCAGCAGAAAGGAGGTTCTCcgggttcttttttttccccctttctgtCTCGGGTTTTACTTCCACAGAAGAATCTCAGGCTCCTCACAGCAGAGTTTCACAGGCTCAGATCCTCCCACAGGCGCTCCTCTGAGGTCGGTTAGTGCAGATCGTTCATTGCTGAGGCCCCACCCCGCCCCACAAGACCCCAACCACAGGTTCAGCTTCAGTGTGTGGTTCTATAGGTTCTCCCCAGGCTGATACTGGGGTTCTGTGGAGGTGAAGTAGTCCTCTAGGAAGCCCTGCAAGTACTCGAACGTCGGCCTCTCCTCGGGGTCCTTCCTCCAGCAGGACAGCATGAGCTCGTGCAGCGAGCTGGGGCACTCCGCTGGGCAAGGCATCCTGTAGCCgcgctccacctggtccagcaCCTCGCGGTTAACCATACCTGGAGGCAGAAACCGCAAATTAGTTCCTCAGGGGTTAGCTGCGTGGTTTTCTTTCGTACAGGGGCAATGAAACAAACACCATACCTCCTGCAATCATCTCCCACCACTTCAGACCATTGTTTTCAGAGTACAACTTATATTATTCCACATAGATCtacataaatgtaattttttttttgtatggtTAGctaagaaaatattaaaaatgacgAATAATATACCATCGTTAAGCTACTTTCATCAAAGCGAGCACATAAAACCCAAAGACATTAAATTAAAAGATATGTATGACAATCCACACATTTGagtggcttaaaaaaaaaaaaatcacaaaagaaTGTAATTTTCAGGGTTTTGTTCATATCATGAAACCAGAGGAGTTTGTATTATTGTCAGGTTCAGTCATCTGTTGCTGTGTTCGCTTCAACAGTCTTCCATACAAGcacacttgtttttgtttgaccAGCTTAAATAGAGCAGCTCTCTCAACAGCGTTAAGCCCGTAAAATTGCAGCACTgagtgtaatttgacaccagcctcctgATAATTTCAGCTGCTGAAGCTTAAGCAGACGACGCTTTAAAAGGAGCGAATGTCAGCTTGACCAAAATGAACGATCGCAGCCGATTCCAGAGTTTTTATTTCAGTAGGAGCTCCTGAAGATGTGATCAACCTCATTTGACCACATTTATTATGACGATCTAACACTTTGAAATTATATATGTGGgagaacatttctgaaacatgcTCCAATGGGAAGGTGTGTGGACTCTTATTAATTTGACGTAATTTTCACCTGGATAAGGAACTCTTCCTTTAGTTGCCAGCTCTGTGAGCAGCACCCCAAAGGACCAGACGTCGGATTTGATGGTAAAACGGCCGTAGAGCGCCGCTTCTGGCGCTGTCCATTTTATTGGGAACTTGGCTCCTGCACATTGAAATGAATGAACAGTTAAAATACAAAACGACAAAtcagaatacacacacagttcacaccATGAAGCGCAAACTCACCCTGTCTTGCAGTGTATTCATTGTCTTCAATGAGTCTTGCTAGACCGAAGTCGGCCACCTTACACACCAGGTTATCTCCCACCAGTATGTTGGCGGCACGCAGATCCCTGTGGACGTAGTTCATCCTCTCTACGTAGGCCATACCAGCTGCAATCTGGAAGGACAGAGAGGACGTAAACTTCGATTTTATGGCCGAGCATGAGTCACAGAGCTTGAGAAACCTTGAGTCTTCTGTGGTTTCACCTGAGCGGCCATGTCCACCAGCTGAGGCAGACGAAGCATTTTCCCCGCTTCCCCTTTAAGGAAGTCCAGCAAGCTTCCTGTGAAGGGAAGATCAATAACATCATGTTCACAGAGTTTACAGCAGCGGGGAATGTGTCGTTGCAGTTGACAAATGATTGTGTCAATTAAATTATTAAACCAATCACTATaagctgtaaaacaaaaaatgactgaaattgtAAATatgcttttctgaaacagtaaACAAGGGAACATTTTAATTTGTATGAAATTATTTAATTGATTTAATTAAAAGCCTCTTGGTACCTTGGCTCATGTACTCTGTTACGATGTAGATAGGCTCCTCGGACACGACAGCGTACAGCTGGACGAGCTTCTCGTGCCTCAGCTTCTTCATGACCTGTGCTTCCTGGAGAAAGGCTTCTGGGGACATGGTGCCGGGCTTCAGGGTCTTAATGGCTACCCGTGTCGTGCCATTCCACGTACCTGTCCAACGACAGAAGCACAGTCACCTCATTGtaacattttcacaataaagcaCTGTAGAGATTAgatcagaaaaattaaaagaatgGACCAGTATTGATCAAATAGCACACTACACTGAGACAGCTTAATTCTCACATCCTGTACATTCAAAGTCTGTGAGGGTTTCTTACCCATCCAGACTTCTCCAAAGCAGCCCTGTCCCAGCTTCAGGTCGAGGCGGAGGGACTCTCTGGGAATCTCCCAGGCGTCCCGGGCCAGTCCCTGGGTCTGAGGCTTGGCCACGGGACAAACGTCCGTTAGAGCGTGGCACAGCCCGTCCGAGTGCtctggaggaggggagaggagagagagagagagagagagagagagtgagcgagAGGGCGTTTTAAGAGCATACGTGTCATGAAAAGGTTAACCGTGAGGGCTGCAGCCTGCTCCCAGCTGACAGCGAGCAGCTGTGACTCACTGCGGTAGTGGAAGActagctgctggaggctggtgAACTGGGTGCGAGAAGTGATGTAGAAACCTCCGCTATCCAGCTTCCTGATCTTGTAATGTTTCACATTCAGTCCTTTGGTGTTGTCATAATCCAACACCGACAGACAATACGCGCCTGTGAGCgggacagaaaacaacagacgGAGACAGGTTAGAACAATAAAGG encodes:
- the LOC115388290 gene encoding proto-oncogene tyrosine-protein kinase Src-like isoform X1, with product MGAGKSKPKEPGQRSMSLDGTIGTGSDSGHFHHLGPAQQTQTPNRSPAVGTGRRGHQGQHQHAPTNTPELALFGGVDHTGTVTSPQRGPLSGGVTTFVALYDYESRTASDLTFRKGDRLQIVNNTKKYSFREGDWWLARSLTTGESGYIPSNYVAPSDSIQAEEWYFGKITRRDSERLLLNLQNRRGTFLVRESETTKGAYCLSVLDYDNTKGLNVKHYKIRKLDSGGFYITSRTQFTSLQQLVFHYRKHSDGLCHALTDVCPVAKPQTQGLARDAWEIPRESLRLDLKLGQGCFGEVWMGTWNGTTRVAIKTLKPGTMSPEAFLQEAQVMKKLRHEKLVQLYAVVSEEPIYIVTEYMSQGSLLDFLKGEAGKMLRLPQLVDMAAQIAAGMAYVERMNYVHRDLRAANILVGDNLVCKVADFGLARLIEDNEYTARQGAKFPIKWTAPEAALYGRFTIKSDVWSFGVLLTELATKGRVPYPGMVNREVLDQVERGYRMPCPAECPSSLHELMLSCWRKDPEERPTFEYLQGFLEDYFTSTEPQYQPGENL
- the LOC115388290 gene encoding proto-oncogene tyrosine-protein kinase Src-like isoform X2, translating into MGAGKSKPKEPGQRSMSLDGTIGTGSDSGHFHHLGPAQQTQTPNRSPAVGTGRRGHQGQHQHAPTNTPELALFGGVDHTGTVTSPQRGPLSGGVTTFVALYDYESRTASDLTFRKGDRLQIVNNTEGDWWLARSLTTGESGYIPSNYVAPSDSIQAEEWYFGKITRRDSERLLLNLQNRRGTFLVRESETTKGAYCLSVLDYDNTKGLNVKHYKIRKLDSGGFYITSRTQFTSLQQLVFHYRKHSDGLCHALTDVCPVAKPQTQGLARDAWEIPRESLRLDLKLGQGCFGEVWMGTWNGTTRVAIKTLKPGTMSPEAFLQEAQVMKKLRHEKLVQLYAVVSEEPIYIVTEYMSQGSLLDFLKGEAGKMLRLPQLVDMAAQIAAGMAYVERMNYVHRDLRAANILVGDNLVCKVADFGLARLIEDNEYTARQGAKFPIKWTAPEAALYGRFTIKSDVWSFGVLLTELATKGRVPYPGMVNREVLDQVERGYRMPCPAECPSSLHELMLSCWRKDPEERPTFEYLQGFLEDYFTSTEPQYQPGENL